The DNA sequence GGAGCTTGTCGACGATTTTCGATCGCTCAAGAGATTCTATACATGGGACAAATATCTCCATTTTCTTGGCAAGAAGCAATTGCTGGAACAGGCCGCGagcgaagaagcaaataCCGAGCTATCGCAGATGTTTGAACGTCTCCAACGATGTACGTGCCGTTCTCCCCTCTCCACTCTGCTTTTGACTAAGATGATCTTTACAGCTCTTGCGCCCCAAGGAGACTCTATTCCGGGACCAGCTTTCGATAACCACCAAGGAATATCATTTGATGACTGGCTTGATTTATTTCTAGATTATGCCATTGGCTTATCGCTTGTACATCGCCGCGAAGAAGCATATCAAGTATGCGAATCCGCAAGAGACTCGACTGTATTCCAATCACCCCAACACAATTTTGTCATCCACATGGCTTGGAGTGGTATGTATAAGACGACTCTCTTATCGTATTTAGCTGTATCAAGGCCGTGTTAACCAAAAATAGTTTGTGCAATAAATACAAATGACGAAGAAAAGTGTATTACAATAGCTCGTCACTTGATGAGAGATGGCGGGATATCCGACTCCTCTCGGATGTTTGCATTGCTCTCCAAGCTATGCCAATCCCCTGTTTCCTGGTATACCTCTGGACCAGCCCAAAAATTCATCTTGAGGCAGATCAAAGCCATAGATGTGACCTACGAAGTCACTGCGAAGCATGCCGCTGGGAAGCCTAATTTCGATCAAAGCATAACGGCCGCTGCAAAGCTAAACATGGATATATGTCTCTTGATGCTCTACGGCCACATTCTATTTACATCTACAAGCTACACGTACGCGATAGGTGAGTGTTTGAGAGCCAAGTCAAATTGTAGCCAATGAGGAAGTCAATTGTTGACCGAGAAGTAGGATATTTCTTGCGTGCCTGGTCACTGGACCATGACAATCCCATGGTCAACTTGAGTCTGGGTCTCGCATATGTTCATTATGGCCTGAAACGGCAGTCGACCAACCGGCAATATTTGCTCCTGCAGGGCCAAGCATTCATCAGCAACTACGTGCAATATGGGGGAGGGGAGCCACAGCGGCAAGCGGAGCGATATTATAATGTGGGCAGGCTCTTTCAACTACTCGGAATTGGATATTTGAGCTTGCAGTACTACACGCAAGCCCTGGAAGCAAACAAGGCGGCGGGCGGCAAGAAGCTGTTGAAGGATATCATCATGACGAACCAAATCATATCCTTGCTTTCCACGAATCACAAGGCCTTGGCACATGAGCTTCTAGTAAAGAACATGAAGCTATAATAGCGATAGCTGgcaataaaagaagaagtcatGATTTTCACGTTTCGCGTTTCTCCTTTCCAATTTTGTTCATGAGCCACAATACCATTTCAAGGAACACATAGAAATAGAAATGGATCCTCGTTCGTCGGTAGCAGCTCTTGGGATGTTTTTTCAGAGAGTCCATTCACACAAAAGGTCATCACTGGTTGCTTGGACGTCGGGCACCGACCCCAGAAAGAGGGCAGGGAACTTTGCACCATTCCAGACAGCCGATTCGTCTATCCGGTGCTCATATTAAGAGGAAACTCAAATCGATATTTCAGCATATGGTGATGCATTTCCTATTAGCCGATGAGGCATTCAAATTCCTGCGCCAATCGCGTCTAATAATGGGCCATTGGCCCTGAAACTTTGCAAAGATTCccctttttgttttcgttcAACAGTTTTGCCAATCGGAACACACTCATGCCGTCTCGCGCTTGccctccttgagctccttctgTTGGAATGGGTTAGTTTTCGTTGTCTTCGGATTGTTTGTCCCTGATtatttggggggggggggggagaagtCGTACAAGAGCCTTCATGGTGCCGTGGAGAGCATGTCTGTGGTTTCGTCGGAACTTGGGGTCGGTTCCGTTGAGGGAAGGGTATCTGGAagtcttgggcttcttgatACTGCGTGGGGGAGTAAGCGAACAGAACTTTGTTTGTGAATCTTTAAGAATTGAAGACCAACCCGTTACGGTGAGCCTTGCGGCTCTGGTTGTGCTGGGACGAGTTCTTTGACTCTAGATTGCTCGAAATATTAGCATTCTGCCGTGCGAAAATTATTTTGATCGGATTCCGGGTCGGGGCGGGCAAAAAACTCactggccattgctgctgtggtTGACGATGCTGGTCCGGTGTGATTTTGCAAGTCGAGATTCAAGATCGTGCGGAAAAGTGAAGAGTGGTCCAGCCCTAGTGTGTGCGAGGAGGGGAATTTAGGCGGGTAAGCGAGAGAGGTACCTTTTGTTAGGCGGAGGGGCTAGTGTGGGAGCGAGTTTTCGCGTGTTGGCACTAGGACGAGGTACAACGCCATGGCCCCGGTGTTTCTGTTTCAGGCTTTGATGTTTTATTTCTCGAGAAACAAAACAGGTGGGATGCATCCATCGATCATTAAGCAACACTTGGACACtgttactactagtagcatCTAAATTCCTTACATCTGCGTACCATATTCTCTTTTCTAATGTTAAAAAGCACATGTATAGCAGCTACAGTATTCAAATGCAAAGTACGGAGTACCTCCATGCTAAAAACTGCAGCACGTGTATTCTTGCTGCGGCTAGTAATTCTTCATACTTGTACTGCCCAATGAGGTAAGTACGACTAATAGTACCACTTTCATCAGCTAGCAGCACCCAATAGCAGCGCCAGTCGCCATTAGCCATACATGCTACGGCGTAATAGGTAGGCAGGCGTACCGGTAGGCACTTTAACCTGGCCTGGGCCGAGAGCAAATCCGTGATTGAATCCCCTACTCTCGGCATCCTTAGTCCgtgctctctcttctgcacgatccttcttcctcagccGGGTCTCATCCCCTTACGATCTCTCCCAGACAGCTGATCGGTCGCtggatttgatttgatttgattgacTTGAATTGCGTTGCCTGCCTGGACGCAGACATCCCATTTTGGTTAACGACTCTTTATTTGCCTGTGCGTCTCTCTCTGCGTCTTCCTCCGT is a window from the Trichoderma atroviride chromosome 5, complete sequence genome containing:
- a CDS encoding 60S ribosomal protein eL29 (antiSMASH:Cluster_5.3), translating into MAKSKNSSQHNQSRKAHRNGIKKPKTSRYPSLNGTDPKFRRNHRHALHGTMKALKELKEGKRETA